DNA from Podospora pseudopauciseta strain CBS 411.78 chromosome 5 map unlocalized CBS411.78m_5, whole genome shotgun sequence:
ATACCATGTGGCTCAGGGGCGAGCTCTTTGTGCAAGCCCGAATCCGAGCCACAGTAACGAATCATACGGCGCTCAGACATCAGACCTTGAACACCGATAGAAACCTCACTCAAGGCAACAGAGATATTTGATGACAGTAGATTGAACAACGAATCAACTCACTGGATCATTCGAGAACTGCCGTAAACCCTCAGTTGTTCAAGACGATGATCAGGGTCCAGCTCCTGCATCTAGAAACGGAACTGATCGTCCgcccacctccacaaccaaacTCAAGAACAACCAAGGAAAGCTTGTGCCGACACAACCGGGCCGttctcaacatcacccgCAAAAATATGCCATCACAAACAACCAGAGAATTAAATATCAAATCAGGGCTCCAAAAGCACTGCATCAAGTTGGGGGGTATCTAACACTCAAAAGAAACCTCTTTCAGAAACCTTTCCCTTAAAAAAACCATGGATCCCTCGTAGCGATGCCCGGAATCTACCACGTCCCCATATTCACATATGAACATCTGCCCATGTTGTCCGAGACTTCCAGTCCCATCCTCCAATCCAACCTGGCGCCTACCTAACCCATCCGTGCATTCTGCCTCCggctcttcatcctcctcgtcttcctccagcAAACGCATCCACCAAGACCCTCATttcacaaaaaaaaaaaaaaaaaactccccTTTCTCGATCCCCATCTCACGCTTCAAGAGCCGGAAACGTCTCTTTTCCTCGGTCGAGATCCACATTCGCTTGCGCCAATCCTCGATCGGATTGCCACGCTTGGCGACTCTGACCTCGGGGGGTTCCCAAACCCCAGAAGTATAGGTATGAGGACTTTGCACCTGGGGCCTCTCTTGCTTAGGGATATCCTCCATGTCATCGTCCGAGTCACTCTCGGTGTCGCTTTCCACGCGTCTCCCTTCTCTGGTGACGAGTCCAGCGGTGGCTGTCTGAGTGGGAGGAGTGGCGGCCATTGTCTGATTGGGAGAGGGGTTCTAATCCATCTCCGGCTTGATCTCAGTGTCGGTCGACTTGTCcggctcatcctccttctgATCCTCCTtggtatcctcctccttgacatTCCCCTCGTCATCACCCCCAGCTTGActtccatcaccctccttcaGCACACCACCCTTCCGCTTCGGGATCACCTCCAAAAAGGCCTGCCCCCAGTCACCACACTGCAGCCACTTCCCCAtaatctccaccacctgGTTCGTCGTCAAGACAAACCGGCTCTGCATGGCCATGAAATCCCCGATCGGCAACTTCGCATGGCGAACCTTGTGTTCTTGCGCTCTCTTGTAGCAAAGACCCTTCTCCCTGTTGCGATCGACCAACCCTCCAATGATGTACGCGGTCCCTGGTTCCAGTCTGTCGAGGGTATACGGCGAGTCGGAAGTGAGGTAGACAATGTTCTTGTGGACACtgtcctcctcgacatcctcgGTCGACTTGTTATCAAACTTCTCATCGAGACTCATGTGAGGGACGTTGCCCGTCTCCTTCGAAGCGACGTGATCGGGAAGGTTGTACGCGGTATAAGGCTGAATAAACTTGTCGATAGCTTGCTGGGCGCAGTCGACAAAGTTGTTTTCGGTAATGATCACATTCTTCCAGTTGAGGTGGGTGTTCTTGAGCTTTGTCTCAAATCTTTCCTTGAGCTTGCCCCCAAACCCGCTGAGTGACAGATGGGCTTGGTTTTTCTCCTTGCGGTTCATTGCGTACGATCTGGTGAGCTGGCTTGACAGGGAAATCAGTTCTCCTTCGCGCATGTATTGCTCGAAGTCGCAGTCGATGACAAcggagatggggaggaagttGGGTTCGAGAGGCTTCTTGGTGGGAATGAGGGCCATTGGGTCGAGTCCCTTCTCGACAGCTTTAgccatcaactcctccttctcttctcgaCGCTGGGCTTGCTTCTCGTGGCGCTTATCTTTGCGCTTCTGCTTGCGCTGCTCGGCGTAGGCTTCATAGGCGGCTTGTTTGCGCAACTTCTTGAGCTCGCGCTTGGAGGGACCAGGCTTGACCTCTTCGGTGGCAGGGGTTTCGGTCGAAGCCGGAGTCTGCCCAGCTTGCTCGGCCGGGATCATGTTGGTATCGATGGCAGCCTCGGAGGGGTTGGCTGGCTGCTCGTCGTTGTTGACAGAGGGGgtgttcttcttgatggtTCTGTTATCGAGCTCGCTGACATCGGTGTCGGCCTTGCGTTTGCCATTGGCAGTCGAGAGGTTATTGGAgtcgctggtggtggccagAGAGTCGGTCATCTCGACGTCCGGTGCGACGGTTTGCGGATCGGTTACGGTAGCCATGTCGCTTGCTACGGGTAGTAGCTTGACGGGAGGTTTGTAGCAAAGGGAAACGTAAAGATGGCAGGTGGAATTCCGAGAAAAGAGGATGTGAGAACTGGAAAAGACGGTGCTTATACAGTGGTGGAAGGGTAAATTACAAGAGAAGTGAACAATGGCAAGTAATATTCACTTGGTCTGCAATTGTCAATTCACTTGAGCTGCTCCCGGAGGTGGGGTGGTGACCGGAGCTTTAATTTTTTAGTGCAGGACAGTGGCAGAATTACCCCACCACAAGCTGGGGTTACCGGGCGGTGAAGGCTTAGTTGGTTGGCTGGACAGCGCGCTGAGGCGCGTCTTCTTTAATTGAGTCGCGTCTCCCAAGACCAGGGGTGGGCAAGTCACCTAAATTGACAATCCCGACATTTTGGttccccatccatctcaacTTCGGGATGTCACCAAAGCCTGTACAACTTTGAGAGTGTACAGAACCAAAtcacagccacagccaacaTGTCTTCCAGACCAGAGCTCAAGGTAATACTGACCTTGTCTTCCTCAACTGCTGAACATGTCTAACAAAGACACCAACAGGTCGATGATGAGCACGGCTTCATCCGATACTACAAGTCCCTTCCCAAGGTCGACGAGGACGTGATTCGCATATTCGATCGAGGTGACTGGTACACTGCACACGGAGAAGATGCCAATTTCATCGCGCGCACTGTCTACAAGACCACCTCGGTTGTCAGACAACTGGGCAAAAATGACCACACCGGCCTGCCATCAGTCACCATGACTGTCACCGTCTTCAGGCAGTTCCTTCGGGAAGCGTTATACAAGCTGGGAAAGAGAATCGAGATTTATGCCAGCCCCAACGGCCGCATGAACTGGAAGATTGTGAAGCAAGCCTCGCCAGGCAACCTGCAAGATGTCGAGGACGAACTTGGAGGGCAGTTCGAGGGGGCGCCAGTGATCTTGGCCGTCAAAATCACAGCCAAGGCATCAGAAGGCAGGACGGTTGGCGTGTGCTTTGCCGATGCCAGCGTAAGAGAGCTCGGTGTCAGCGAGTTTCTCGACAACGATCTGTACTCCAACTTTGAGTCTCTGGTCATTCAACTCGGCGTCAAGGAGTGCCTCATGCAGATTGACAAGGCAGAGAAAAACAAGGATCCAGAGCTGGCAAAGCTGAGACAAATCCTCGACAGCTGTGGCATTGCCGTTTCGGAGAGACCAGCAGGCGAGTTTGGCACCAAGGACATTGAACAGGATCTGGCAAGGCTGCTGAAGGACGAGCGGTCTGCGACGTTACTCCCACAGACCGACTTAAAACTTGCTATGGGCTCAGCAGCTGCTCTGATCAAGTATCTTGGTGTTTTACACGACCCTTCCAACTTTGGACAATATCAGCTCTACCAGCACGACCTTGCCCAGTTCATGAAGCTTGATGCCGCCGCGCTCAAAGCCCTCAATCTCATGCCCGGTGCCAGGGATGGTGCCAAGACCATGAGTCTGTATGGTCTCTTGAACCACTGCAAGACTCCTGTTGGTAGCAGGCTGTTGTCTCAATGGTTGAAGCAGCCCCTGATGGACAAggccgagattgagaagCGTCAGCAGCTTGTCGAGGTGTTTGTCAACGACACTGAGCTTCGACAGACTATGCAGGAGGAGCACCTCAGGTCTATCCCTGACTTGTACAGGCTATCTAAGCGCTTTCAGCGAAAGAAGGCAACCCTCGAAGATGTCGTCAGAGCTTACCAGGTTGTCATCCGCCTGCCCGGCTTCCTAGGCACACTCGAGGGAGTGATGGACGAAGCTGCCCGTGACCCCCTCGATGAGGCTTACACCAACAAACTCCGCGAGCTCTCCAACAGTCTAGTCAAACTCCAAGAAATGGTCGAAACCACCGTCGACCTCGACGCCCTCGAAAACCACGAGTTCATCATCAAACCCGACTTCGACGACGGCCTCCGCGTCATCCGCAAGCGCCTCGACAAGCTCCGCTCAGACATGGACAAGGAATTCTCCGAAGCAGCCAACGACCTCGACCAAGAGCGTGACAAGAAGATCTTTCTCGAGAACCACAAAGTCCACGGCTGGTGCATGCGCCTGACCCGGACAGAAGCAGGCTGCATCCGCAACAAGTCCCGCTATCAGGAATGCTCAACCCAGAAGAATGGAGTCtacttcaccaccaaaaccctCCAAGCCTACCGCCGGGAATTCGACCAGCTCTCCCAAAACTACAACAGAACCCAATCCGGCCTCGTCAACGAAGTTGTCAGCGTAGCAGCCTCGTACTGCCCCGTTCTCGAAAAGCTAGGCGGCGTCCTCGCCCATCTGGACGTGATCGTCTCCCTCGCCCACTGCGCAGAGAACGCCCCCGTCTCCTACACCCGTCCCAAAATCCACCCACGAGGTCAAGGACAAACGATCCTCACCGAAGCCCGCCACCCTTGCATGGAAATGCAAGACGACGTcaccttcatcaccaacgacGTCTCCCTCACCCGCGACAGTTCTTCCTTCCTGATCATCACAGGCCCAAACATGGGCGGCAAGTCAACCTACATCCGCCAGATAGGCGTCATAGCCCTCATGGCACAAATCGGCTCCTTCGTCCCCTGCGAGTCGGCCGAGCTGACCATCTTTGATTCGATCCTCGCCCGCGTGGGGGCAAGCGACTCGCAACTAAAGGGGGTATCAACCTTTATGGCCGAAATGCTCGAAACAGCCAACATTCTCAAGTCAGCCACCTCCGAATCCCTGATTATCATCGACGAGCTAGGCCGCGGAACGTCGACGTACGACGGGTTCGGTCTCGCGTGGGCGATTTCGGAGCACATAATCCAACAGATCGGGTGTTTTGCCCTGTTTGCGACTCATTTTCATGAGCTGACCGCCCTCGCGGAAAAGTACCCGCAGGTTCAGAACCTGCATGTTACGGCGCATATTACGAGCGACAGGGAcgtgaagagggaggtgacgCTGCTGTATAAACTCGCTCCGGGGATCTGCGACCAGAGCTTTGGGATTCATGTCGCCGAGCTGGTGAGGTTTCCGGACAAGGTTGTCAGGATGGCGAAGCGGAAGGCggacgagctggaggatTTTACAAGTAAGCACGAGGCGGGGAGTGTCAAgtatgggaagggggatgtggaggaggggagcgcGTTGTTGAAGGATGTGCTGGTGAAGTGGAAGGATCAGGtcaaggggggggggatgacgAAGCAAGAaatggtggagaggttgagggagctGGTCAGGAGCGatgagaggttggaggggaaTCCGTTTTTTCAGAGTGTGAAGGCTTTGtagggggatgatgggttcGAGGGAAGGGTTTCAGTGTGGACATCATAAGATTTTGTAATGCGTTTGCTTTCGGACACTGGCTGGGTTGGTCAAGGGTAGGGGAAGGGTTATGGGAATAATGATTTGCATTTTGAGCAATGGCAAAGAGGTTGTGTGTTTACATTTTGCCATGAGCAAAAGGCGGGGCAAGAGTCAGCTCATATGTTGCGAAAGAAAACTTGAAATAATACAAACCTTTTGCCATCCAATCCCATGTCAGATCACCGGAGGAACAGTATCAAAACAACGCTGCTCATATTTCTC
Protein-coding regions in this window:
- the TRM10 gene encoding tRNA (guanine(9)-N(1))-methyltransferase (EggNog:ENOG503NU3A; COG:S; BUSCO:EOG09263760); translated protein: MATVTDPQTVAPDVEMTDSLATTSDSNNLSTANGKRKADTDVSELDNRTIKKNTPSVNNDEQPANPSEAAIDTNMIPAEQAGQTPASTETPATEEVKPGPSKRELKKLRKQAAYEAYAEQRKQKRKDKRHEKQAQRREEKEELMAKAVEKGLDPMALIPTKKPLEPNFLPISVVIDCDFEQYMREGELISLSSQLTRSYAMNRKEKNQAHLSLSGFGGKLKERFETKLKNTHLNWKNVIITENNFVDCAQQAIDKFIQPYTAYNLPDHVASKETGNVPHMSLDEKFDNKSTEDVEEDSVHKNIVYLTSDSPYTLDRLEPGTAYIIGGLVDRNREKGLCYKRAQEHKVRHAKLPIGDFMAMQSRFVLTTNQVVEIMGKWLQCGDWGQAFLEVIPKRKGGVLKEGDGSQAGGDDEGNVKEEDTKEDQKEDEPDKSTDTEIKPEMD
- the msh2 gene encoding MSH2 protein (BUSCO:EOG09260EPQ; COG:L; EggNog:ENOG503NVGK); its protein translation is MSSRPELKVDDEHGFIRYYKSLPKVDEDVIRIFDRGDWYTAHGEDANFIARTVYKTTSVVRQLGKNDHTGLPSVTMTVTVFRQFLREALYKLGKRIEIYASPNGRMNWKIVKQASPGNLQDVEDELGGQFEGAPVILAVKITAKASEGRTVGVCFADASVRELGVSEFLDNDLYSNFESLVIQLGVKECLMQIDKAEKNKDPELAKLRQILDSCGIAVSERPAGEFGTKDIEQDLARLLKDERSATLLPQTDLKLAMGSAAALIKYLGVLHDPSNFGQYQLYQHDLAQFMKLDAAALKALNLMPGARDGAKTMSLYGLLNHCKTPVGSRLLSQWLKQPLMDKAEIEKRQQLVEVFVNDTELRQTMQEEHLRSIPDLYRLSKRFQRKKATLEDVVRAYQVVIRLPGFLGTLEGVMDEAARDPLDEAYTNKLRELSNSLVKLQEMVETTVDLDALENHEFIIKPDFDDGLRVIRKRLDKLRSDMDKEFSEAANDLDQERDKKIFLENHKVHGWCMRLTRTEAGCIRNKSRYQECSTQKNGVYFTTKTLQAYRREFDQLSQNYNRTQSGLVNEVVSVAASYCPVLEKLGGVLAHLDVIVSLAHCAENAPVSYTRPKIHPRGQGQTILTEARHPCMEMQDDVTFITNDVSLTRDSSSFLIITGPNMGGKSTYIRQIGVIALMAQIGSFVPCESAELTIFDSILARVGASDSQLKGVSTFMAEMLETANILKSATSESLIIIDELGRGTSTYDGFGLAWAISEHIIQQIGCFALFATHFHELTALAEKYPQVQNLHVTAHITSDRDVKREVTLLYKLAPGICDQSFGIHVAELVRFPDKVVRMAKRKADELEDFTSKHEAGSVKYGKGDVEEGSALLKDVLVKWKDQVKGGGMTKQEMVERLRELVRSDERLEGNPFFQSVKAL